A single genomic interval of Rhododendron vialii isolate Sample 1 chromosome 3a, ASM3025357v1 harbors:
- the LOC131318851 gene encoding uncharacterized protein LOC131318851, with product MRIQLTRKRNLPPPLSSPPPPYSDSPPLHHLHSPQSHHLQPSDSPNQTPAKDRQPSDPTVVAVSGTDGVDFSSDEMNNGTRCRLSGSNQDSSLSHGEEEVDAEEKLTVVTNPRLGYSYDAETSAGISPCPSPSHEGHWCEEDKLFPLKKRRASFTSKVRARMAADREQKESVREPTRNTEKTLVKHYDDPENEEEQEKNEAKKKQSGEGGGKIQVANSRCSRTSGRGWRCNRPAILGHVRCEYHLNRARYAKHRNRQTRQKNNISLYEEEEDNGKGFDKRGVVKARSISCLLGQTARI from the exons ATGAGGATCCAACTCACCCGAAAGCGGAATCTGCCTCCTCCACTTTCATCGCCACCGCCACCATACTCCGACTCACCACCACTGCACCACCTCCACAGTCCCCAGTCCCACCACCTTCAACCAAGCGATTCTCCAAATCAAACTCCGGCCAAGGATCGACAGCCGTCCGATCCTACTGTTGTGGCGGTCAGCGGAACCGACGGCGTAGATTTTTCCTCAGACGAGATGAACAACGGTACCCGCTGCAGGCTTAGCGGTTCTAATCAG GACTCATCGCTCAGCCACGGAGAAGAAGAAGTCGATGCCGAGGAAAAGCTTACCGTTGTAACTAATCCAAG ACTGGGTTACAGCTACGACGCAGAGACTTCAGCTGGTATCTCTCCCTGTCCGTCTCCATCGCATGAAG GACACTGGTGTGAAGAAGATAAGTTGTTTCCCTTGAAGAAGAGAAGGGCGAGTTTTACGAGTAAAGTAAGAGCAAGAATGGCAGCAGACAGAGAACAAAAGGAGAGCGTTAGAGAGCCAACAAGAAACACAGAGAAGACATTGGTGAAACATTACGATGACCCTGAAAACGAGGAAGAACAAGAGAAGAATGAAGCAAAGAAGAAACAGAGTGGAGAAGGTGGAGGTAAGATCCAGGTGGCTAATTCGCGTTGCAGTCGAACCAGTGGAAGGGGCTGGAGGTGTAACCGGCCTGCTATTCTAGGTCACGTTAGGTGTGAATATCACTTGAATCGAGCAAGGTATGCTAAACACAGAAATCGGCAAACTAGACAGAAAAACAACATCAGCTTgtatgaggaggaggaggataacGGCAAGGGGTTTGATAAGAGAGGGGTTGTGAAGGCCAGGTCGATTAGCTGTTTGTTGGGCCAAACTGCCCGCATATGA
- the LOC131318852 gene encoding uncharacterized protein LOC131318852 has protein sequence MNNSTRCCRRGGSNQDPQVGDGEEEVNAEKKPAVATNRRLGYSYGAETSGGGWSISLSPSSHQGHWCEEDKLYPLKKRRASFTCKLRASTASVEEQKKCIRETPRNTEKSSVDYDYESENEEEQEDDAVEKYEAKKAECGEGGKTVPVADSNSLCRRNNGNGWRCNRPTVLGHSLCEYHLSRARMRNRNDVRTRNPQNGPKNKISKFKKVFTGLYLEEEDDFNDKGFEKRGVMKARSISSLLSQTGPNCSQIYQHSR, from the exons ATGAACAACAGTACTCGCTGCTGCAGGCGTGGCGGTTCTAATCAG GACCCGCAGGTCGGCGACGGAGAAGAAGAAGTCAATGCCGAGAAAAAGCCAGCGGTAGCTACTAATCGGAG ACTGGGTTACAGCTACGGGGCAGAAACTTCAGGCGGTGGTTGGTCAATCTCTTTGTCTCCATCATCTCATCAAG GTCACTGGTGTGAAGAAGATAAACTTTATCCATTGAAGAAGAGAAGGGCGAGTTTTACATGTAAATTAAGAGCCAGTACGGCATCAGTCGAAGAACAAAAGAAGTGCATTAGAGAGACACCAAGAAACACGGAAAAGTCCTCGGTTGATTATGATTATGAGTCCGAAAATGAGGAAGAACAAGAGGATGATGCAGTTGAGAAGTACGAAGCAAAGAAGGCAGAGTGTGGAGAAGGAGGTAAGACAGTACCGGTGGCTGATTCTAATTCGCTTTGTAGAAGAAACAACGGAAACGGGTGGAGGTGTAACCGGCCTACTGTTCTGGGCCACTCCCTGTGTGAGTATCACTTGAGTCGTGCAAGGATGAGAAATCGGAACGATGTTCGAACCCGAAATCCACAGAATGgacccaaaaacaaaattagcAAGTTTAAGAAGGTTTTTACCGGCTTGTATTtagaggaggaggatgatttTAATGACAAGGGATTTGAGAAGAGAGGTGTCATGAAGGCTAGGTCTATCAGCAGTTTGTTGAGCCAAACCGGCCCAAACTGTTCCCAAATATACCAACACTCAAGGTAA